Proteins encoded by one window of Candidatus Binatia bacterium:
- a CDS encoding uroporphyrinogen-III synthase, whose translation MSEPRPLLVVARSEPSDDELIRAAESQGFDVARLELFETRPGGQVDALAERLQRVEPGTAVAWTSRRAAVVLAQTALPKRREALQAMPLYAVGEESAAPIRGEGLEVLVPGSGLGAGHLAAYLVEHAQGLGVKRVLFLHGDRALADFPDALTRAGIHVEKYELYRTVYLPADPAPVVRALDARRPCVIAYYSPSGIAGLERLLDPATGEVLHSEAIAIARGETTYQALLRWGYAHAVRPTGARRHDAFVLDAIQSVSRSPH comes from the coding sequence GTGAGCGAGCCGCGTCCCCTCCTGGTCGTGGCGCGGAGCGAGCCCTCCGACGACGAACTGATCCGCGCCGCCGAAAGCCAGGGATTCGACGTGGCGCGGCTCGAGCTGTTCGAGACGCGCCCCGGCGGGCAGGTGGACGCGCTGGCGGAACGCTTGCAGCGCGTCGAGCCGGGCACCGCCGTGGCATGGACCAGCCGCCGCGCGGCGGTGGTGCTGGCGCAGACGGCGCTCCCCAAGCGGCGCGAGGCGCTCCAGGCGATGCCGCTCTACGCGGTCGGGGAGGAGAGCGCTGCGCCGATCCGCGGCGAGGGGCTGGAGGTCTTGGTGCCCGGCAGCGGTCTGGGCGCGGGACATCTGGCCGCCTACCTGGTCGAGCACGCGCAGGGACTGGGCGTGAAACGCGTCCTCTTCCTGCATGGGGATCGCGCGCTGGCCGATTTTCCGGACGCGCTCACGCGCGCCGGGATTCACGTGGAGAAATACGAGCTCTATCGCACGGTCTACCTGCCGGCCGACCCCGCGCCGGTGGTGCGGGCCCTCGACGCGCGGCGTCCTTGCGTCATCGCCTACTACAGTCCCTCGGGCATCGCGGGGCTGGAGCGGCTGCTCGACCCCGCGACCGGCGAGGTGCTCCATTCGGAAGCGATCGCGATCGCGCGGGGGGAAACGACCTACCAGGCGCTCCTGCGCTGGGGGTACGCGCATGCCGTGCGCCCCACGGGCGCCCGGCGGCATGACGCCTTCGTTCTCGACGCGATACAATCGGTATCGAGGAGCCCTCATTGA
- the hemB gene encoding porphobilinogen synthase produces the protein MTFPTTRLRRLRATPALRAMTRETTLDAADLVAPLFVAHGDTARREIGSMPGHAQLSVKEAVREAKTLAELGVGGVILFGIPRAKDAEGSEAYAEDGIVPRALRAIKEAVPELLLWADVCLCEYTDHGHCGLIRDGRVDNDRTLPLLARASVAYARAGADLIAPSDMMDGRVGSIRRALDEAGLDDTPIVAYSAKYASAFYGPFREAAESAPQFGDRRGYQMDPANGDEAVREVALDIEEGADMVMVKPALPYLDVIRRVKERFGMPVAAYNVSGEYSMIKAAAERGWLDGERAALEVLTSIRRAGADVILTYFAKEVAPLLGRSAR, from the coding sequence TTGACCTTCCCGACCACACGACTCCGCCGCCTGCGCGCGACCCCCGCGCTCCGCGCCATGACGCGGGAGACCACGCTCGACGCCGCCGACCTGGTGGCGCCGCTCTTCGTCGCGCACGGCGACACGGCGCGCCGCGAGATCGGCTCGATGCCCGGACACGCCCAGCTCTCGGTGAAGGAAGCGGTGCGCGAGGCGAAGACGCTCGCGGAATTGGGCGTGGGCGGCGTGATCCTCTTCGGCATCCCGAGAGCCAAGGACGCCGAGGGGAGCGAGGCGTACGCCGAGGACGGCATCGTCCCGCGCGCGCTCCGCGCCATCAAGGAGGCGGTCCCGGAGCTGCTCCTCTGGGCCGACGTCTGTCTCTGCGAATACACCGACCACGGGCACTGCGGCCTGATCCGGGACGGGCGCGTGGACAACGACCGCACCCTCCCGCTCTTGGCGCGCGCCTCGGTCGCCTACGCGCGCGCGGGCGCCGACCTGATCGCCCCGAGCGACATGATGGACGGACGCGTGGGCTCCATCCGCCGCGCGCTGGACGAGGCGGGGCTGGACGACACGCCGATCGTGGCCTACTCCGCCAAGTACGCGAGCGCGTTCTACGGGCCCTTCCGCGAAGCCGCCGAGTCGGCGCCGCAATTCGGCGACCGGCGCGGCTACCAGATGGACCCGGCGAACGGGGATGAGGCGGTGCGCGAGGTGGCGCTGGACATCGAGGAAGGGGCCGACATGGTGATGGTGAAGCCGGCGCTCCCCTACCTCGACGTGATCCGCCGCGTGAAGGAGCGCTTCGGCATGCCGGTCGCCGCGTACAACGTGTCCGGGGAGTACTCGATGATCAAGGCCGCCGCCGAGCGCGGCTGGCTGGACGGAGAGCGCGCCGCCCTCGAGGTGCTCACCTCGATCCGCCGCGCGGGCGCCGACGTGATCCTGACCTACTTCGCGAAAGAGGTCGCTCCCCTCCTGGGAAGGAGCGCGCGATGA
- the hemL gene encoding glutamate-1-semialdehyde 2,1-aminomutase: MSGPRPGERPVTTAGVPARTRESEILARRAEGLLPGGVDSPVRAFKGVGGTPRFIASAKGAVMTDADGNRLLDYVLGWGPLLLGHAHPKVVEAVKRQADQGTLYGASTRLEVELAERVRRFVPAAERIRFVSTGTEATMSALRVARAATGRSAYVKLDGCYHGHADSFLIQAGSGVATLGIPDSPGVPESTAREARIASYNDLDSVAALFEREPQGIGAVIVEPVIGNYGVLTPEPGFLPGLRSLCDRHGAVLIFDEVMTGFRVARGGAAERYGVRPDLVTLGKVIGGGLPLAAFAGRADLMERVAPQGPVYQAGTYSGNPLSMAAGNAALETLEQDPDLFRRVEARTTLLAAGFREILTRRRIPGTVNAVGSMWTIFFGPARVTSMKDVRSADKPRFARFFHGMLERGIYLPPSAFESAFLSDAHTDEDIDRTLEAADEAMEGLT; encoded by the coding sequence ATGAGCGGCCCCCGACCCGGAGAGCGGCCGGTGACCACCGCGGGAGTCCCGGCGCGCACCCGCGAAAGCGAGATCCTCGCGCGACGCGCCGAGGGACTGCTGCCCGGCGGCGTGGATTCTCCGGTGCGCGCCTTCAAGGGCGTGGGCGGGACGCCGCGCTTCATAGCCTCGGCGAAGGGCGCCGTCATGACCGACGCCGACGGCAACCGTCTCCTCGACTACGTGCTGGGCTGGGGACCGCTCCTCCTGGGGCACGCGCATCCCAAGGTCGTGGAAGCGGTGAAGCGCCAGGCCGACCAGGGCACCCTCTACGGGGCCAGCACGCGACTCGAGGTGGAGCTGGCCGAGCGGGTGCGCCGCTTCGTTCCGGCGGCGGAACGGATCCGATTCGTCTCCACCGGCACCGAGGCGACGATGAGCGCCCTGCGCGTGGCGCGGGCCGCCACCGGACGGAGCGCCTACGTGAAGCTGGACGGCTGCTACCACGGCCACGCCGATTCGTTCCTGATCCAGGCGGGCTCGGGCGTCGCGACGCTCGGGATCCCCGACTCGCCGGGCGTGCCGGAGAGCACCGCCCGGGAGGCGCGCATCGCCTCGTACAACGACCTCGACTCCGTGGCCGCGCTCTTCGAGCGCGAGCCCCAGGGAATCGGGGCCGTCATCGTGGAGCCGGTGATCGGCAACTACGGGGTGCTCACGCCCGAGCCGGGCTTCCTTCCGGGGCTTCGCTCGCTCTGCGACCGCCACGGCGCGGTCCTCATCTTCGACGAGGTGATGACCGGCTTTCGGGTGGCGCGCGGCGGCGCGGCCGAGCGCTACGGCGTCCGCCCCGACCTGGTCACGCTGGGCAAGGTGATCGGCGGGGGCCTTCCGCTCGCGGCCTTCGCCGGCCGCGCCGACCTGATGGAGCGCGTCGCGCCGCAGGGGCCCGTCTACCAGGCCGGCACCTATTCCGGAAACCCGCTCTCGATGGCCGCCGGCAACGCCGCCCTCGAGACGCTCGAGCAGGACCCCGATCTCTTCCGCCGGGTGGAGGCGCGCACCACGCTGCTCGCCGCGGGCTTCCGCGAGATCCTCACGCGCCGGCGGATCCCCGGGACGGTGAACGCGGTGGGCTCGATGTGGACGATCTTCTTCGGCCCCGCCCGCGTGACCTCGATGAAGGACGTGCGCTCGGCCGACAAGCCGCGGTTCGCCCGTTTCTTCCACGGCATGCTGGAGCGCGGCATCTACCTTCCGCCCTCCGCGTTCGAGAGCGCATTCCTTTCCGACGCGCACACCGATGAGGATATCGACAGGACCCTGGAAGCCGCCGACGAAGCGATGGAGGGGCTCACGTGA
- the hemE gene encoding uroporphyrinogen decarboxylase, with protein sequence MTQLAPAYPFLRACRGEPSAETPIWIMRQAGRYLPEYRALREKHGFLEFCTVPELCAEVTAQPIDRFGFDAAILFSDILIPVIGLGVPIAFNPGPVLDFHIERREDVARLHWKGAAESTPHVRPVIRAVRERLAGRVPLIGFGGAPFTLASYLVEDGRAKDLTKTRSFLSRDPEWFARLLDIIVEATIDYLKAQIAAGVDAIMLFDTQAGALPPAEFARTAAASAARVLAALPKSTPTIYFALAPAVGHLEALRSIRADVYGLDYRVSVSQARAILGQSHGVQGNLDPAVLLGPPEEIVVQAESILRENAGRPGFIFNLGHGIWPETPVESVSLLVQTVRRFRAPAGIP encoded by the coding sequence GTGACCCAGCTCGCGCCCGCTTACCCGTTCCTCCGCGCCTGCCGCGGCGAGCCCAGCGCGGAGACGCCGATCTGGATCATGCGCCAGGCCGGACGCTACCTGCCCGAGTACCGCGCGCTTCGCGAGAAGCACGGGTTCCTCGAGTTCTGCACCGTGCCCGAGTTGTGCGCCGAGGTCACGGCGCAGCCGATCGACCGCTTCGGCTTCGACGCGGCGATCCTTTTCTCGGACATCCTGATTCCGGTGATCGGGCTGGGCGTGCCGATCGCCTTCAATCCGGGCCCCGTGCTCGACTTCCACATCGAGCGCCGCGAGGACGTCGCCCGGCTCCACTGGAAGGGAGCCGCCGAATCGACGCCCCACGTGCGGCCGGTGATCCGCGCCGTGCGCGAGCGGCTCGCGGGACGCGTGCCGCTGATCGGCTTCGGCGGCGCCCCCTTCACGCTGGCGTCCTACCTGGTCGAGGACGGCCGCGCGAAGGACCTGACCAAGACGCGCTCGTTCCTCTCGCGCGATCCGGAATGGTTCGCGCGGCTCCTGGACATCATCGTCGAAGCCACGATCGACTACCTGAAAGCGCAGATCGCGGCGGGCGTGGACGCCATCATGCTGTTCGACACGCAGGCAGGAGCGCTTCCGCCGGCGGAGTTCGCGCGCACCGCGGCGGCTTCGGCCGCGCGCGTGCTCGCGGCCCTCCCCAAGAGCACGCCGACGATCTACTTCGCGCTGGCTCCGGCGGTGGGACACCTGGAGGCGCTCCGCTCCATCCGCGCCGACGTCTATGGCCTGGACTACCGCGTGTCGGTCAGCCAGGCGCGCGCCATCCTGGGGCAGAGCCACGGGGTGCAGGGCAATCTCGATCCCGCGGTGCTCCTCGGGCCGCCGGAGGAGATCGTGGTGCAGGCCGAGTCGATCCTGCGAGAAAACGCGGGGCGGCCGGGGTTCATCTTCAACCTGGGGCATGGCATCTGGCCGGAGACGCCGGTCGAGAGCGTGTCCCTGCTCGTCCAGACCGTCCGGCGCTTCCGCGCTCCCGCGGGGATCCCATGA
- the hemN gene encoding oxygen-independent coproporphyrinogen III oxidase — protein MSDASNSKPAPASVTADLLAKYDRPGPRYTSYPTAVEFHEGFDAKRYIAKLEEAARKPEEPLSLYVHLPFCRERCSFCGCNVIITQKPGVADAYLDDLEREVNLVADRLGKRTRLVQYHWGGGTPTYLSLEQMRRVWNMIAKRFTFADDAEIAIEVDPRVTTRRQAELLRELGFNRISMGVQDFDSDVQEAVNRYQTFNQTRDLHLYMRELGFESINFDFIYGLPHQTQATFRKTIELALELRPDRVAVYSYAFVPWIKAHQKAIRPEDLPPRDVKLQLFGIAHELFLGAGYQQIGMDHFALPTDSLAVSARNRALFRNFMGYTTHPARDYIGFGVSSIGDLGGAFAQNTKKLNRYKDALDQGLPPIERGFERSRDDEIRRDVIQELMCNFHLDIPLIEKRYGIRFAEYFADALRELDESGPVQHGFVRRNEKEIEVTEAGRLFVRNVCMAFDAYQKKNEAEKKPIFSRTV, from the coding sequence ATGAGCGACGCTTCGAATTCCAAGCCCGCGCCCGCCTCGGTCACGGCCGACTTGCTCGCCAAGTACGACCGCCCGGGGCCGCGCTACACCTCGTATCCCACCGCGGTCGAGTTCCACGAAGGGTTCGACGCGAAGCGCTACATCGCCAAGCTGGAGGAGGCGGCGCGGAAGCCCGAAGAGCCGCTCTCGCTCTACGTCCACCTCCCCTTCTGCCGGGAGCGGTGCAGCTTCTGCGGGTGCAACGTGATCATCACGCAGAAGCCGGGCGTGGCGGACGCCTACCTGGACGACCTGGAGCGCGAGGTGAATCTCGTGGCCGACCGGCTCGGGAAGCGGACGCGCCTGGTGCAGTACCACTGGGGCGGCGGCACGCCGACCTATCTCTCGCTGGAGCAGATGCGGCGCGTCTGGAACATGATCGCCAAGCGATTCACCTTCGCGGACGACGCCGAGATCGCGATCGAGGTGGACCCGCGCGTCACGACGCGCCGCCAGGCGGAGCTGCTCCGCGAGCTGGGCTTCAACCGGATCTCGATGGGCGTCCAGGATTTCGATTCCGACGTCCAGGAGGCGGTGAACCGCTACCAGACCTTCAACCAGACGCGCGACCTGCACCTGTACATGCGGGAGCTGGGCTTCGAATCGATCAACTTCGACTTCATCTACGGGCTGCCCCACCAGACGCAGGCGACCTTCCGGAAGACGATCGAGCTGGCGCTGGAGCTGCGCCCCGACCGCGTGGCCGTCTACTCCTACGCGTTCGTGCCCTGGATCAAGGCGCACCAGAAAGCGATCCGCCCCGAGGACCTGCCCCCGCGCGACGTGAAGCTGCAGCTCTTCGGCATCGCGCACGAGCTGTTCCTGGGCGCGGGCTACCAGCAGATCGGCATGGACCACTTCGCGCTGCCGACCGACTCGCTGGCCGTGTCGGCGCGAAACCGGGCCCTCTTCCGGAATTTCATGGGCTACACGACGCACCCCGCGCGCGACTACATCGGCTTCGGGGTCTCCTCGATCGGAGACCTGGGCGGCGCGTTCGCGCAGAACACGAAGAAGCTGAACCGGTACAAGGACGCGCTGGACCAGGGCCTTCCCCCGATCGAGCGCGGCTTCGAGCGCAGCCGGGACGACGAGATCCGCCGGGACGTGATCCAGGAGCTGATGTGCAACTTCCACCTGGACATCCCGCTGATCGAGAAGCGCTACGGGATCCGCTTCGCCGAGTACTTCGCCGACGCCCTCCGCGAGCTGGACGAGAGCGGTCCGGTGCAGCACGGCTTCGTGCGCCGGAACGAGAAGGAGATCGAGGTGACCGAGGCGGGACGGCTCTTCGTGCGGAACGTCTGCATGGCGTTCGACGCCTATCAGAAGAAGAACGAGGCCGAGAAGAAGCCGATCTTCTCCCGGACAGTCTAG
- the hemH gene encoding ferrochelatase yields MKTGILLLNLGGPDTLDAVRPFLVRLFSDREIIRLPGGPVGQWFIGRMIAVKRTKEVQENYHKIGGGSPIVCWSTLQGEGMVQRLRARGHDVEYALAMRYWNPDTDAALDRLESLGCDRLVALTMYPHYSVATTGSSMAELLRVMKRRKTRLPLTRIETWYDHPGYLDALAARVRASLDTFPPGSRPMLLFSAHGLPKHFIDDGDPYCEHIRVTLDGVRARLPELPWTIGYQSRVGPVEWIGPSTDQVIDRLGREGVKDVLAVPISFVSDHIETLYEVDMLYGDQAKKVGIVNFRRPEGLNDFPPFLDALASVVEPALAQTGEPVLAAG; encoded by the coding sequence ATGAAAACAGGGATCCTGCTCCTCAACCTCGGCGGCCCCGACACGCTGGACGCGGTGCGCCCCTTCCTGGTGCGGCTCTTCAGCGACCGCGAGATCATCCGGCTCCCCGGCGGCCCGGTGGGCCAGTGGTTCATCGGGCGGATGATCGCGGTCAAGCGCACCAAGGAAGTGCAGGAGAACTATCACAAGATCGGCGGGGGCTCTCCGATCGTCTGCTGGAGCACCCTCCAGGGCGAGGGGATGGTCCAGCGCCTGCGCGCGCGCGGACACGACGTGGAGTACGCGCTCGCCATGCGCTACTGGAATCCCGACACCGACGCCGCTTTGGATCGGCTGGAATCGCTGGGCTGCGACCGGCTGGTGGCGCTCACGATGTATCCGCACTACTCGGTGGCGACGACTGGTTCGTCCATGGCGGAATTGCTGCGCGTGATGAAGCGCCGGAAGACCCGGCTTCCCCTCACGCGAATCGAGACCTGGTACGACCATCCGGGATATCTCGACGCCCTGGCCGCGCGCGTGCGCGCCAGCCTCGACACCTTCCCGCCGGGCTCGCGCCCGATGCTCCTCTTCTCCGCGCACGGACTGCCCAAGCACTTCATCGACGACGGCGACCCCTACTGCGAGCACATCCGGGTCACGCTGGACGGCGTGCGCGCCAGGCTCCCCGAGCTGCCCTGGACGATCGGCTACCAGAGCCGCGTGGGTCCGGTGGAGTGGATCGGCCCGAGCACCGACCAGGTGATCGACCGGCTGGGACGCGAAGGGGTGAAGGACGTGCTCGCGGTGCCGATCTCGTTCGTCTCCGACCACATCGAGACGCTCTACGAAGTCGACATGCTCTACGGAGATCAGGCGAAGAAGGTGGGCATCGTCAACTTCCGCCGCCCCGAGGGGCTGAACGACTTCCCCCCATTCCTGGACGCGCTCGCGTCGGTGGTGGAGCCGGCACTCGCGCAAACCGGCGAGCCGGTGCTGGCTGCGGGGTAG
- the hemG gene encoding protoporphyrinogen oxidase has product MRVVIIGGGIAGLSAAWAIRAEAARRAESLELTVLEAGPRAGGRIRSTREDGYLVEWAANAVQGTHNAAWRLAESVGLADQRVLGSTDAARRYIWRGGRLHRLPLNPAAFFGFTGLSPASRLRVAMEPFFANRVKKEESVHDYAVRHIGEEAASVLIGAVVRGVFAGNSKRLSVDAAFPVMREMERSHRSLVVAMMARSKKGGAGGAGRAAGPGGRALWSFTRGLESLTDALAARLGDAVRLATPALALERNGTGYVVRMASGDRLEADSVVLAISARAAAALLRPLDAELAKLLGTIEPAGVAVVGLAFRNDRFRTPPDGYGYLVVPGEDLPILGALFESNLFPGRAPEGQTMVRVIMGGADRPDLLTRSDADLAGLAMGALDKTHGLASGPERTWVIRQDASIPQYAVGHMALLADLDRRLAANRGLLLAGNGYRGVSVASLTEDAERIAARVVSAPGG; this is encoded by the coding sequence ATGCGCGTCGTCATCATCGGCGGAGGAATCGCGGGTCTCTCCGCGGCGTGGGCCATTCGCGCCGAAGCGGCGCGCCGCGCCGAGTCGCTCGAGCTGACCGTGCTGGAGGCGGGGCCGCGCGCGGGCGGGCGGATCCGCTCGACGCGCGAAGACGGCTACCTGGTCGAGTGGGCGGCCAACGCCGTCCAGGGAACGCACAACGCGGCGTGGCGGCTGGCCGAATCGGTGGGCCTCGCCGACCAGCGGGTGCTGGGCAGCACCGACGCGGCCCGCCGCTACATCTGGCGCGGCGGCCGCCTCCACCGCCTTCCGCTGAACCCGGCCGCCTTCTTCGGCTTCACCGGCCTCTCCCCCGCTTCGCGGCTGCGCGTCGCGATGGAGCCCTTCTTCGCCAATCGCGTGAAGAAGGAGGAGAGCGTCCACGACTACGCCGTGCGGCACATCGGCGAGGAGGCGGCGAGCGTCCTGATCGGCGCCGTGGTGCGCGGCGTCTTCGCCGGAAATTCGAAGCGGCTCTCGGTGGACGCCGCCTTCCCCGTGATGCGCGAGATGGAGCGGAGCCACCGTTCGCTGGTGGTGGCGATGATGGCGCGGTCCAAAAAGGGAGGCGCCGGGGGCGCCGGCCGCGCCGCGGGGCCGGGGGGACGCGCCCTCTGGAGCTTCACGCGCGGCCTCGAATCGCTGACCGACGCCCTGGCGGCACGGCTGGGCGATGCGGTTCGGCTCGCCACGCCGGCGCTGGCGCTGGAACGGAACGGGACGGGCTACGTCGTGCGGATGGCGAGCGGCGACCGGCTCGAGGCCGATTCGGTCGTGCTCGCGATCTCCGCGCGGGCGGCGGCGGCGCTCCTGCGCCCGCTCGACGCCGAGCTCGCCAAGCTCCTCGGGACGATCGAGCCCGCGGGGGTGGCCGTGGTCGGGCTCGCCTTCCGGAACGACCGCTTCCGCACGCCGCCGGACGGCTACGGCTACCTGGTCGTGCCCGGCGAGGATCTGCCGATCCTGGGCGCACTCTTCGAGTCGAACCTGTTTCCCGGACGCGCGCCCGAGGGGCAGACGATGGTGCGGGTCATCATGGGCGGCGCGGACCGGCCCGATCTCCTCACGCGGAGCGACGCCGATCTCGCGGGGCTTGCGATGGGGGCGCTGGACAAGACGCACGGGCTGGCGAGCGGCCCCGAGCGGACCTGGGTGATCCGGCAGGACGCCTCCATTCCCCAATACGCGGTCGGACACATGGCGCTCCTGGCCGACCTGGACCGCCGCCTGGCGGCGAACCGGGGACTGCTCCTCGCGGGAAACGGCTATCGGGGGGTGTCGGTCGCCTCGCTGACGGAGGACGCGGAGCGGATCGCGGCGCGCGTCGTCAGCGCGCCCGGCGGATGA
- a CDS encoding cytochrome c oxidase subunit 3: MARGATRTLTPVDRAVETGVIGMTLFLFTEAMFFAALVSAHVVLRAGQPSWPPAGQPRLPMGLTLANTVVLLLSGASVIRASASFPDRMGAATRAIGAGAALGVVFLAVQGLEWARLTAFGLTTTSGIYGATFYALVVAHAIHVLAALIVLLVASRKMARAAREGRPDDARVAFTLSRMFWLFVVGVWPVLYAVVYEPWR, encoded by the coding sequence ATGGCTCGCGGCGCCACGCGCACGCTGACCCCCGTCGACCGCGCGGTCGAGACCGGGGTCATCGGCATGACCCTGTTCCTCTTCACGGAGGCGATGTTCTTCGCCGCGCTGGTCAGCGCCCACGTGGTGCTCCGCGCCGGGCAGCCCTCCTGGCCCCCGGCGGGACAGCCGCGGCTGCCGATGGGCCTCACGCTGGCGAACACGGTGGTCCTTCTCTTGAGCGGTGCTTCGGTGATCCGCGCGAGCGCCTCGTTCCCCGACCGGATGGGTGCGGCGACGCGCGCGATCGGCGCCGGCGCGGCCCTGGGCGTGGTCTTCCTCGCCGTGCAGGGACTGGAGTGGGCGCGCCTCACCGCCTTCGGCCTGACGACGACGTCGGGGATTTACGGGGCGACCTTCTACGCCCTGGTCGTGGCGCACGCGATCCACGTGCTCGCGGCGCTGATCGTGCTGCTCGTCGCGTCCCGGAAGATGGCGCGGGCCGCGCGCGAGGGACGTCCCGACGATGCCCGGGTCGCGTTCACGCTCTCCCGCATGTTCTGGCTCTTCGTGGTGGGGGTCTGGCCGGTGCTCTACGCCGTGGTGTACGAGCCGTGGCGTTGA
- a CDS encoding cytochrome C oxidase subunit IV family protein, which produces MTHTIPAPERRHPNYVAIWGVLMGALILSLLLAYLRHAQLAALLIWLVAIVKASLVIAFYMHLKFEPAHVVAILVAGVLALAILFFGLFPDIVRVYGG; this is translated from the coding sequence ATGACCCATACGATTCCGGCGCCGGAGCGGCGCCACCCCAACTACGTGGCGATCTGGGGCGTGCTGATGGGTGCTTTGATCCTGTCGCTGCTCCTCGCCTACCTCCGCCACGCCCAGCTCGCGGCGCTCCTCATCTGGCTCGTCGCGATCGTGAAGGCCTCGCTCGTGATCGCCTTCTACATGCACCTCAAGTTCGAGCCCGCGCACGTCGTGGCGATCCTGGTCGCGGGGGTGCTCGCGCTCGCCATCCTCTTCTTCGGCCTCTTCCCGGACATCGTCCGTGTCTACGGCGGCTAG
- a CDS encoding cytochrome c oxidase subunit 3 produces MSRAAAHAAAPRRHDLIRSTGISTGRLAIWWFLGSEVVIFGGLIVCYVLFRLRHPEWGALARHTVRPAGAFNTLVLLTSSLFMVLAHAAVEHGDLKRASRHMLGTIALGGVFLGVKAFEYGHEMSMGFTPVSGLFWSFYYALTGLHALHVTGGLFAILAIRQMVARRSDTHRVELVGIYWHFVDVVWIFLFPLLYLAN; encoded by the coding sequence GTGAGCCGGGCCGCCGCGCACGCCGCCGCGCCGCGGCGCCACGACCTCATCCGGTCGACCGGAATCTCGACGGGACGGCTGGCGATCTGGTGGTTCCTCGGATCGGAGGTCGTGATCTTCGGCGGGCTGATCGTCTGCTACGTGCTCTTCCGCCTGCGCCACCCGGAGTGGGGCGCCCTGGCGCGCCACACGGTCAGGCCCGCCGGCGCGTTCAACACGCTGGTGCTCCTCACCTCCAGCCTGTTCATGGTCCTCGCGCACGCGGCGGTGGAGCACGGCGATCTCAAGCGGGCCTCGCGGCACATGCTCGGGACGATCGCTCTCGGCGGGGTGTTCCTGGGCGTGAAAGCCTTCGAATACGGCCACGAGATGTCTATGGGCTTCACCCCGGTGAGCGGCCTCTTCTGGTCCTTCTACTACGCGCTCACGGGGCTCCACGCCCTGCATGTCACGGGCGGGCTCTTCGCGATCCTGGCGATACGGCAGATGGTGGCACGCCGGAGCGACACGCACCGCGTGGAATTGGTCGGCATCTACTGGCACTTCGTGGACGTGGTCTGGATCTTCCTGTTCCCGCTGTTGTACCTGGCCAACTGA